One region of Anaerolineae bacterium genomic DNA includes:
- a CDS encoding SAM-dependent chlorinase/fluorinase gives MNLSGSEDQPVPIITLLTDFGERDGYVGAMKGVILGIAPHVSLVDISHDIPPQDIPSAAYVLWSTYRFFPPDTIHLVVVDPGVGTERRPIAVQTRHGRFVAPDNGVLGYVLGQEEEWQAVHLTERRFWRPEISRTFHGRDIFAPAAAHLAAGVPLHEFGPAITDPVAVPFPQVRRLDEARCQACLVYIDRFGNCVTNLPAEYPLAGRPAASWGPALSAQLGGHHIRGLHPTYAAVAPGTPLLLAGSSGFVEIAVREGNAAARFGAHAGDPVEFRIIPSSEHR, from the coding sequence CACCCTGCTCACTGATTTCGGGGAACGCGATGGCTATGTGGGAGCGATGAAAGGGGTTATCCTGGGCATCGCCCCCCACGTCTCCCTGGTGGACATCTCCCATGACATCCCGCCCCAGGATATCCCCTCAGCCGCCTATGTCCTTTGGAGCACCTACCGCTTCTTTCCGCCGGACACCATCCACCTGGTCGTGGTGGACCCTGGGGTGGGGACGGAACGCCGGCCCATCGCCGTGCAGACCCGACATGGCCGCTTCGTCGCGCCGGATAACGGCGTGCTGGGATATGTGCTGGGACAGGAGGAGGAATGGCAGGCGGTGCACCTGACGGAACGCCGCTTCTGGCGTCCGGAGATCAGCCGGACCTTTCACGGCAGGGATATTTTCGCCCCCGCCGCCGCGCACCTGGCCGCCGGCGTCCCCCTGCATGAATTCGGGCCGGCCATCACCGACCCGGTGGCAGTGCCGTTCCCCCAGGTCCGCCGGCTGGACGAGGCACGCTGTCAGGCATGCCTGGTATATATTGATCGCTTCGGCAACTGCGTGACCAATCTGCCGGCCGAGTATCCTCTGGCGGGCCGGCCGGCGGCTTCGTGGGGGCCGGCGCTCTCCGCCCAACTGGGCGGCCACCACATCCGCGGCCTGCACCCCACCTATGCCGCGGTCGCGCCCGGAACGCCTCTGCTCCTGGCGGGTTCCAGTGGGTTCGTGGAGATCGCCGTGCGGGAAGGGAACGCCGCGGCCCGCTTCGGCGCCCATGCCGGCGACCCGGTGGAGTTTCGCATCATCCCATCATCAGAACATCGCTAG